In Streptomyces sp. SID8374, one genomic interval encodes:
- the lipA gene encoding lipoyl synthase, protein MSAVAPDGRKMLRLEVRNSQTPIERKPEWIKTRAKMGPEYKQLQNLVKGEGLHTVCQEAGCPNIFECWEDREATFLIGGDQCTRRCDFCQIDTGKPQALDRDEPRRVGESVVKMDLNYATITGVARDDLEDGGSWLYAETVRQIHTLTAEREAGATKVELLIPDFNAEPEQLAEVFSSRPEVLAHNVETVPRIFKRIRPGFRYERSLEVITRAREAGLVTKSNLILGMGETREEVSEALQDLYDAGCELITITQYLRPTVRHHPVERWVKPMEFVELKDEADAIGYSGVMSGPLVRSSYRAGRLFQQAMEARGAATGSVPAAQAV, encoded by the coding sequence GTGTCCGCTGTCGCACCCGACGGGCGCAAGATGCTGCGCCTGGAGGTCCGAAACAGCCAGACCCCCATCGAGCGCAAGCCCGAGTGGATCAAAACGCGGGCGAAGATGGGCCCCGAGTACAAGCAGCTGCAAAATCTCGTGAAGGGCGAGGGGCTGCACACGGTCTGCCAGGAGGCGGGCTGCCCCAACATCTTCGAGTGCTGGGAGGACCGCGAGGCCACCTTCCTCATCGGCGGCGACCAGTGCACGCGGCGCTGCGACTTCTGCCAGATCGACACGGGCAAGCCGCAGGCGCTGGACCGTGACGAGCCCCGCCGGGTCGGCGAGTCCGTCGTCAAGATGGACCTGAACTACGCCACCATCACCGGCGTCGCCCGCGACGACCTGGAGGACGGCGGATCCTGGCTGTACGCCGAGACCGTCCGCCAGATCCACACGCTGACGGCGGAGCGGGAGGCGGGCGCGACCAAGGTCGAGCTGCTGATCCCCGACTTCAACGCCGAGCCCGAGCAGCTCGCCGAGGTCTTCTCCTCGCGCCCCGAGGTGCTCGCGCACAACGTGGAGACGGTGCCGCGCATCTTCAAGCGCATCCGCCCCGGCTTCCGCTACGAGCGGTCCCTGGAAGTCATCACGCGGGCCCGCGAGGCCGGTCTGGTGACCAAGTCGAACCTGATCCTCGGCATGGGCGAGACCCGTGAAGAGGTCAGCGAGGCGCTCCAGGACCTGTACGACGCGGGTTGCGAGCTCATCACGATTACGCAGTACCTGCGGCCCACCGTGCGCCACCACCCGGTGGAACGCTGGGTGAAGCCGATGGAGTTCGTGGAGCTGAAGGACGAGGCCGACGCGATCGGCTACTCCGGCGTGATGTCGGGGCCGCTGGTGCGTTCCTCGTACCGCGCGGGCCGTCTCTTCCAGCAGGCGATGGAGGCCCGTGGCGCGGCCACCGGAAGCGTGCCGGCCGCCCAGGCCGTGTGA
- a CDS encoding regulator, translating into MSERPPQRTPNRRLASLIAEAGFSHAGLARRVDQLGLEHGLDLRYDKTSVTRWLRGQQPRGTTPALIAEVFTRRLGRRLSAQDLGLDACAPVYAGLEFAATPAEAVDIVSGLWRKDSGTHTELRKIAFTPAGLVVPSRDWLIGRADEWVARDGGAAQPPAPHRRGGAGAAGGAPAPGRTESPGLGRTAEAPGMGRTEASGPGRTDASGLSRTDGGLRTDLRGLPRPGGPVRPVGRPAPSVGHHAPAGGQPPGADPSGTAQPGPGGRPGVGPLPGPLPGSGAASGTGTGTESLPVVPRQRQTERGPGLRVGHGDVAALRSVGELFRTLDHTYGGGHARQALVRYLEHEAEPMLRGSYGETTGRRLFAAVADLTRLAGWTSFDIAAHGLAQRYFVQALRLAQAAGDRGYGAYVLITMSRQAVHLGHGREAVQLARVSQQGIGSSAPPLVQALLHSVEARGHGILGEARACTAALTRAEHALEIARPGDEAPPWARPFDEAQLAHELGHCHRDLQQYRAAAQHAERSLQLRAPAYARSRLFCRVVLASARLGLGELEQACQLGAEAAQQASEMRSVRAAEYVRAFERSLEPYRDAAPVRGYRDRVAALG; encoded by the coding sequence ATGTCGGAACGACCCCCGCAGCGCACGCCCAACCGCCGCCTCGCCTCTCTCATCGCGGAAGCCGGGTTCTCCCACGCGGGCCTCGCCCGCCGGGTCGATCAGCTCGGCCTCGAACACGGACTGGACCTGCGGTACGACAAGACCTCGGTCACCCGCTGGCTGCGGGGACAGCAGCCCCGTGGCACCACCCCCGCCCTGATCGCCGAGGTCTTCACCCGGCGCCTCGGCCGCCGGCTCTCGGCCCAGGACCTGGGTCTCGACGCCTGCGCACCCGTCTACGCGGGGCTGGAGTTCGCGGCCACCCCCGCCGAGGCCGTCGACATCGTGAGCGGCCTGTGGCGCAAGGACTCGGGTACGCACACCGAGCTGCGCAAGATCGCCTTCACCCCCGCCGGTCTCGTCGTCCCCAGCCGCGACTGGCTGATCGGCCGCGCCGACGAGTGGGTGGCCCGCGACGGCGGGGCGGCCCAGCCGCCCGCCCCGCACCGCAGGGGAGGTGCCGGGGCCGCCGGTGGAGCCCCGGCACCGGGCCGTACGGAGTCGCCGGGCCTGGGACGTACGGCCGAGGCACCCGGCATGGGCCGCACGGAGGCGTCAGGCCCGGGCCGTACGGACGCTTCAGGGCTGAGTCGTACGGACGGGGGGCTGCGCACCGATCTCCGCGGCCTGCCCCGGCCCGGCGGACCTGTGCGGCCCGTCGGTCGGCCCGCTCCTTCCGTCGGCCACCACGCCCCGGCCGGTGGCCAGCCGCCCGGGGCGGACCCGTCCGGAACGGCCCAGCCCGGTCCCGGCGGCCGACCAGGGGTGGGGCCCCTGCCCGGGCCTCTGCCCGGCTCCGGAGCCGCTTCCGGTACGGGTACGGGTACGGAGTCGCTCCCCGTGGTCCCGCGACAGCGGCAGACCGAGCGCGGGCCCGGCCTGCGGGTGGGCCACGGTGACGTCGCGGCGCTGCGGTCGGTCGGTGAGCTCTTCCGCACCCTCGACCACACCTACGGCGGCGGCCACGCCCGCCAGGCCCTCGTGCGGTATCTGGAGCACGAGGCCGAGCCGATGCTCCGCGGGAGTTACGGCGAGACCACCGGGCGCCGCCTCTTCGCCGCGGTCGCCGACCTGACCCGGCTGGCCGGGTGGACCTCGTTCGACATCGCCGCCCACGGCCTGGCCCAGCGGTACTTCGTCCAGGCCCTGCGGCTCGCCCAGGCCGCCGGGGACCGCGGCTACGGGGCGTACGTCCTGATCACCATGAGCCGCCAGGCCGTCCACCTCGGCCACGGCAGGGAGGCCGTCCAGCTCGCCCGCGTCTCCCAGCAGGGCATCGGCTCCTCCGCCCCGCCCCTCGTCCAGGCACTGCTGCACTCGGTCGAGGCGCGCGGCCACGGCATCCTCGGCGAGGCGCGGGCCTGCACCGCCGCGCTGACCCGGGCGGAGCACGCCCTGGAGATCGCGCGCCCCGGGGACGAGGCGCCGCCGTGGGCCCGCCCCTTCGACGAGGCCCAGCTCGCCCATGAGCTAGGCCACTGTCACCGCGACCTCCAGCAGTACCGGGCCGCCGCCCAGCACGCGGAGCGCTCGCTCCAGCTCCGTGCCCCGGCGTACGCCCGTAGCCGGCTGTTCTGCCGGGTGGTGCTGGCCTCCGCCCGGCTGGGCCTCGGCGAGCTGGAGCAGGCGTGCCAGCTGGGGGCCGAGGCCGCCCAGCAGGCCTCGGAGATGCGCTCGGTCCGGGCCGCCGAGTACGTACGCGCTTTCGAGCGCAGCCTGGAGCCGTACCGGGACGCCGCGCCCGTACGCGGTTACCGCGACCGGGTGGCGGCGCTGGGCTGA
- the lipB gene encoding lipoyl(octanoyl) transferase LipB, whose product MSELRFVRLGFGDEAVEYTEAWQKQREVHAARFEDLVPDTCLLLEHPPVYTAGRRTADSERPLDGTPVIDVDRGGKITWHGPGQLVGYPIQKLPRPVDVVAHVRRLEDALIRTAADFGVETSRVEGRSGVWVLGDPVEQRQALGGLSLDFDPRLQDEEFDPRLNGPEYAPSNAGQRREDRKLAAIGIRVAKGVTMHGFALNVNPDNTWFDKIVPCGIRDAGVTSLSNELGREITIEEVLPVAEKHLRDILENAELAPRTIDRPAEQSAEQPKAAAPA is encoded by the coding sequence GTGAGCGAGCTGCGGTTCGTCCGTCTGGGCTTCGGTGACGAGGCCGTCGAGTACACGGAGGCCTGGCAGAAGCAGCGCGAGGTGCACGCGGCCCGGTTCGAGGACCTGGTGCCGGACACCTGTCTGCTCCTGGAGCACCCGCCCGTCTACACGGCGGGCCGTCGTACCGCCGACAGCGAGCGACCGCTGGACGGCACCCCGGTCATCGATGTGGACCGGGGCGGAAAGATCACCTGGCACGGCCCGGGGCAGCTCGTCGGCTACCCGATCCAGAAGCTGCCGCGCCCGGTCGACGTCGTCGCGCACGTCCGCCGCCTGGAGGACGCGCTGATCCGTACGGCCGCCGACTTCGGGGTGGAGACCTCGCGGGTCGAGGGCCGCAGCGGTGTCTGGGTGCTCGGCGACCCGGTCGAACAGCGCCAGGCGCTCGGCGGGCTCTCGCTGGACTTCGACCCCAGACTCCAGGACGAGGAGTTCGACCCGCGGCTCAACGGCCCGGAGTACGCCCCGTCCAACGCGGGCCAGCGCCGCGAGGACCGCAAGCTGGCCGCGATCGGGATCCGGGTCGCCAAGGGTGTGACGATGCACGGCTTCGCGCTCAACGTGAACCCGGACAACACCTGGTTCGACAAGATCGTGCCGTGCGGCATCCGTGACGCGGGGGTGACGTCCCTCTCGAACGAGCTGGGCCGCGAGATCACCATCGAGGAGGTGCTGCCGGTCGCCGAGAAGCACCTGCGGGACATCCTGGAGAACGCGGAGCTGGCGCCCCGCACCATCGACCGGCCGGCCGAGCAGTCGGCCGAGCAGCCGAAGGCCGCGGCCCCGGCGTAG
- a CDS encoding DUF4191 domain-containing protein: MARKAKTEGADSAENAGRLKQIALTYKMTRRSDSKIGFIVAGVGIATFGVLLGIGFVIGHPVYLGILGFVLAVLAMAIIFGRRAERAAFGQMEGQPGAAAAVLDRIGRGWTTTPAVAMNRSQDVVHRSVGKAGIVLVAEGNPNRVKGLLAAEKKKMARIVVDVPVHDIIVGNGEGQVPLKKVRTKMLKLPRVLTGPQVTTTNDRLRAMGDLMSNMPLPKGPMPKGMRMPRGGKMR; the protein is encoded by the coding sequence ATGGCGAGGAAGGCAAAAACCGAAGGCGCGGACAGCGCCGAGAACGCAGGGCGGCTCAAGCAGATCGCCCTGACCTACAAGATGACCAGGCGGTCCGACAGCAAGATCGGGTTCATCGTCGCGGGCGTGGGAATCGCCACGTTCGGTGTCCTCCTCGGCATCGGCTTCGTGATCGGCCACCCGGTCTACCTGGGCATCCTGGGCTTCGTCCTGGCCGTCCTCGCGATGGCGATCATCTTCGGACGACGTGCCGAACGAGCGGCCTTCGGGCAGATGGAGGGCCAGCCCGGTGCGGCGGCCGCCGTCCTGGACCGGATCGGACGCGGCTGGACCACGACCCCCGCTGTGGCGATGAACCGCAGCCAGGATGTCGTGCACCGGTCCGTCGGCAAGGCCGGCATCGTCCTGGTCGCCGAGGGCAACCCGAACCGGGTGAAGGGCCTCCTGGCGGCCGAGAAGAAGAAGATGGCCCGCATCGTGGTGGACGTCCCGGTCCACGACATCATCGTCGGCAACGGCGAGGGCCAGGTGCCCCTGAAGAAGGTCCGCACCAAGATGCTGAAGCTCCCCCGCGTCCTGACCGGCCCCCAGGTGACCACCACCAACGACCGGCTGCGCGCGATGGGCGACCTGATGAGCAACATGCCGCTGCCGAAGGGCCCGATGCCGAAGGGCATGCGGATGCCGCGCGGCGGAAAGATGCGCTGA
- a CDS encoding PLP-dependent aminotransferase family protein, whose product MAESWVNSAEILGSDLPLELSGTGNRRAVLMGALREAVRSGRLSPGTRLPPYRSLAADLGLARNTVADAYAELVAEGWLAARQGSGTRVAERAAPVTPAHRPRTPERPSRPVHDLVQGQPDPAAFPRTAWLASARRALTAAPNDAFGPGDPHGRPELRQALAGYLARVRGVRASPERIVLCSGAAHGLRLLAEVVGGPWAAEAYGLPFHRELLASHGVGTRPVGVDRDGARVDELTRHDRAVLLTPAHQFPTGGPLHPARRAAVVDWARSTGGLVVEDDYDGEFRYDRQPVGAVQGLDPEHVVLLGSVSKSLSPALRIGWMVLPERLVAPVVATKGEREQFSGATDQLTLADFVDSGAYDRHVRRMRQRHRRRRDQLVAALEQRAPHVRVTGIAAGLHAVVELPPGTERSVVRAAAWQGLAVEGLADYRHPGAERAARAEGERDGLVVGYATPAEHAYPEALEALCRALPPPG is encoded by the coding sequence ATGGCTGAATCGTGGGTCAATTCGGCGGAGATCCTGGGCAGTGATCTGCCGTTGGAGCTCTCCGGTACGGGGAACCGCCGGGCCGTCCTGATGGGCGCCCTCCGCGAGGCCGTGCGCAGCGGGCGGCTCTCCCCGGGTACGCGGCTGCCGCCGTACCGTTCGCTCGCCGCCGACCTCGGGCTCGCCCGTAACACCGTCGCCGACGCCTACGCGGAGCTGGTCGCGGAGGGCTGGCTCGCCGCCCGCCAGGGCTCCGGCACCCGGGTCGCCGAGCGCGCCGCGCCCGTCACTCCGGCCCACCGCCCCCGCACCCCGGAACGCCCCTCCCGCCCCGTCCACGACCTGGTCCAGGGGCAGCCGGACCCCGCCGCTTTCCCGCGCACCGCCTGGCTGGCCTCCGCCCGGCGGGCGCTCACCGCCGCCCCCAACGACGCGTTCGGGCCCGGCGATCCGCACGGGCGGCCCGAGCTGCGGCAGGCGCTGGCCGGCTATCTGGCCCGGGTGCGCGGGGTGCGGGCCTCCCCGGAGCGCATCGTCCTCTGCTCGGGCGCCGCGCACGGGCTGCGGCTCCTGGCGGAGGTGGTGGGCGGCCCGTGGGCGGCGGAGGCGTACGGGCTGCCGTTCCACCGCGAGCTGCTCGCCTCGCACGGTGTCGGCACCCGGCCGGTGGGTGTCGACCGGGACGGGGCCCGGGTCGATGAGCTGACCCGCCACGACCGGGCCGTACTCCTCACGCCCGCCCACCAGTTCCCGACCGGCGGGCCCCTGCACCCGGCGCGGCGGGCGGCGGTGGTCGACTGGGCGCGGTCCACGGGCGGGCTCGTCGTGGAGGACGACTACGACGGGGAGTTCCGCTACGACCGGCAGCCCGTGGGGGCCGTTCAAGGACTCGATCCCGAGCATGTGGTGCTGCTGGGGTCGGTGAGCAAGAGCCTCTCCCCCGCCCTGCGGATCGGCTGGATGGTGCTGCCCGAGCGGCTGGTGGCGCCTGTCGTCGCGACGAAGGGCGAGCGCGAGCAGTTCTCCGGCGCCACCGATCAGCTCACGCTCGCGGACTTCGTCGACTCGGGGGCGTACGACCGTCATGTACGCCGGATGCGGCAGCGCCACCGGCGGCGCCGGGACCAGTTGGTGGCGGCGCTGGAGCAGCGGGCGCCGCACGTCCGGGTCACCGGGATCGCGGCGGGGCTGCACGCGGTGGTGGAGCTGCCGCCCGGCACCGAGCGGTCGGTGGTGCGGGCGGCGGCCTGGCAGGGGCTCGCGGTGGAGGGGCTCGCCGACTACCGGCATCCGGGGGCGGAGCGGGCAGCGCGGGCGGAGGGCGAGCGGGACGGGCTCGTCGTGGGGTACGCCACCCCCGCCGAACACGCCTACCCGGAGGCGTTGGAGGCCCTGTGCCGGGCCCTTCCGCCGCCGGGGTGA
- a CDS encoding RDD family protein has product MGADFGYRGKRLGLPEEGPGAIAPLGRRFGAIFIDWSVCMVIAYGLLARGDQQAAGNWALGVFLLMSALTVGTIGCTPGKRLLGLRVVSEDGGRLGFGRVLVRTVLLLLVIPALVWDRDGRGLHDRLGRAVQVRM; this is encoded by the coding sequence ATGGGTGCCGACTTCGGCTACCGCGGCAAGCGGCTCGGGCTGCCCGAGGAGGGGCCGGGGGCCATCGCCCCGCTCGGCCGCCGTTTCGGCGCCATCTTCATCGACTGGTCGGTCTGCATGGTGATCGCATACGGGCTGCTCGCTCGCGGTGACCAGCAGGCGGCGGGGAACTGGGCGCTCGGCGTCTTCCTCCTCATGAGCGCCCTCACCGTCGGCACCATCGGCTGCACCCCCGGCAAGCGCCTCCTCGGGCTGCGCGTGGTCTCCGAGGACGGCGGCCGCCTCGGCTTCGGGCGCGTTCTCGTACGTACCGTCCTGCTCCTGCTCGTCATTCCCGCCCTCGTCTGGGACCGCGACGGGCGCGGCCTCCACGACCGCCTCGGCCGCGCCGTACAGGTTCGGATGTAG
- the glnA gene encoding type I glutamate--ammonia ligase: MFQNADEVQKYVADNDVKFIDVRFCDLPGVMQHFTIPAATFDPAEELAFDGSSIRGFQAIHESDMALRADLSTARVDPFRRDKTVNINFFIHDPITGEQYSRDPRNIAKKAEAYLASTGFADTAYFGPEAEFYVFDNVRFQTSANESFYHIDSEAGAWNTGSEENNRGYKVRYKGGYFPVPPVDHFADLRAEISLELDKNGLQVERQHHEVGTAGQAEINYKFNTLLAAADDLMLFKYIVKNVAWRNGKTATFMPKPIFGDNGSGMHVHQSLWQGGTPLFYDEQGYAGLSDMARYYIGGILKHAPSLLAFTNPTVNSYHRLVPGFEAPVNMVYSQRNRSAAMRIPITGSNPKAKRVEFRAPDPSSNPYLAFSALLMAGLDGVKNKIEPAEPIDKDLYELAPEEHANVQQVPTSLPAVLEALEADNEYLQAGGVFTSDLIETWIDYKRTNEIAPIQLRPHPHEFELYFDI; encoded by the coding sequence ATGTTCCAGAACGCCGACGAAGTGCAGAAGTACGTAGCGGACAACGACGTCAAGTTCATCGATGTCCGGTTCTGCGACCTGCCCGGGGTGATGCAGCACTTCACGATCCCGGCAGCGACCTTCGACCCGGCCGAGGAACTCGCCTTCGACGGCTCGTCGATCCGCGGTTTCCAGGCGATCCACGAGTCCGACATGGCGCTGCGCGCGGACCTGTCGACGGCTCGGGTGGACCCCTTCCGCCGCGACAAGACCGTCAACATCAACTTCTTCATCCACGACCCGATCACGGGCGAGCAGTACAGCCGTGACCCGCGCAACATCGCCAAGAAGGCCGAGGCCTACCTCGCCTCGACCGGCTTCGCGGACACCGCGTACTTCGGCCCGGAGGCCGAGTTCTACGTCTTCGACAACGTCCGTTTCCAGACGTCGGCGAACGAGAGCTTCTACCACATCGACTCCGAGGCCGGCGCCTGGAACACCGGGTCGGAGGAGAACAACCGCGGCTACAAGGTCCGCTACAAGGGCGGCTACTTCCCGGTCCCGCCGGTGGACCACTTCGCCGACCTGCGTGCCGAGATCTCCCTGGAGCTGGACAAGAACGGCCTCCAGGTCGAGCGCCAGCACCACGAGGTCGGCACCGCCGGCCAGGCCGAGATCAACTACAAGTTCAACACGCTGCTCGCCGCGGCCGACGACCTGATGCTCTTCAAGTACATCGTGAAGAACGTCGCCTGGCGCAACGGCAAGACCGCGACCTTCATGCCGAAGCCGATCTTCGGCGACAACGGCTCGGGCATGCACGTGCACCAGTCGCTGTGGCAGGGCGGCACGCCGCTCTTCTACGACGAGCAGGGTTACGCCGGCCTGTCGGACATGGCGCGCTACTACATCGGCGGCATCCTGAAGCACGCCCCGTCGCTGCTGGCGTTCACCAACCCGACGGTGAACTCGTACCACCGCCTGGTCCCCGGCTTCGAGGCCCCGGTCAACATGGTGTACTCGCAGCGCAACCGCTCCGCCGCGATGCGCATCCCGATCACCGGCTCGAACCCGAAGGCCAAGCGCGTCGAGTTCCGCGCCCCGGACCCGTCCTCCAACCCGTACCTCGCGTTCTCCGCGCTGCTGATGGCGGGCCTGGACGGCGTCAAGAACAAGATCGAGCCGGCCGAGCCGATCGACAAGGACCTCTACGAGCTGGCTCCCGAGGAGCACGCCAACGTCCAGCAGGTCCCGACGTCCCTCCCGGCCGTGCTGGAGGCCCTGGAGGCGGACAACGAATACCTCCAGGCGGGCGGCGTCTTCACGTCCGACCTGATCGAGACGTGGATCGACTACAAGCGCACGAACGAGATCGCCCCGATCCAGCTGCGCCCGCACCCGCACGAGTTCGAGCTGTACTTCGACATCTAA
- a CDS encoding GNAT family protein, whose amino-acid sequence MSDLWTGERIRLRGIEPADWEGFPALALHTVDTRNADVVDPPRSDESFRAWATERAARTPNPAAYHLVIETRFEHAFNDASLALYRSLGFTEEGRLRQHEFFAGAHHDVVLLGITADEWWAGRARPSLR is encoded by the coding sequence ATGAGCGACCTGTGGACCGGCGAGCGGATACGCCTCCGAGGCATCGAACCCGCCGACTGGGAGGGCTTCCCCGCCCTGGCCCTGCACACCGTGGACACCCGCAACGCCGACGTGGTCGACCCTCCGCGCTCCGACGAGAGCTTCCGCGCCTGGGCCACCGAACGCGCCGCCCGCACCCCGAACCCCGCCGCGTACCACCTGGTCATCGAGACCCGCTTCGAGCACGCCTTCAACGACGCTTCCCTGGCCCTGTACCGCAGCCTCGGCTTCACGGAGGAGGGCCGCCTGCGCCAACACGAGTTCTTCGCGGGCGCCCACCACGACGTGGTCCTGCTGGGCATCACGGCGGACGAGTGGTGGGCAGGACGGGCGCGGCCTTCGTTGCGGTGA
- a CDS encoding Gfo/Idh/MocA family oxidoreductase, whose product MTTPADTTSPNSSTSPTPTPLRIGLLGTGPWARNTQAPALAAHPGVELSGVWGRRAEAAEALAAAHGTRAYTGEAGIDELLETSDAVAFALPPDIQAPLAVRAAEAGCHLLMDKPVATTVEGARAVAEAAAKAGVASVVFCTLRFAPETAAWIAEQAAVDGWFTARAQWLGSLYAEGSTSEYADSPWRREKGGLWDVGPHALSVLIPVLGEVTELTAARGPADTTHLILRHTSGASSTVTLGLSAPPAAAGMDIEVRGEHGTAAIPGWDGAEAAFRGAVDALSEAVRTGVPHPCDARFGLRLTELLAEAESQAATAR is encoded by the coding sequence ATGACGACACCCGCCGACACCACCAGCCCCAACAGCTCCACCAGCCCCACCCCCACCCCCCTGCGCATCGGCCTCCTCGGTACCGGCCCCTGGGCGCGCAACACGCAGGCCCCAGCGCTCGCCGCCCACCCCGGCGTCGAGTTGAGCGGGGTGTGGGGCCGGCGCGCCGAGGCGGCGGAGGCCCTGGCCGCCGCCCACGGGACCCGGGCGTACACGGGGGAGGCCGGGATCGACGAGCTCCTGGAGACGAGCGACGCGGTGGCCTTCGCGCTGCCGCCGGACATCCAGGCGCCGCTCGCGGTCCGGGCGGCGGAGGCGGGCTGTCACCTCCTGATGGACAAGCCGGTCGCCACGACGGTGGAGGGGGCCCGCGCGGTCGCGGAGGCGGCGGCGAAGGCAGGGGTGGCCTCCGTCGTCTTCTGCACGCTCCGCTTCGCGCCCGAGACCGCCGCGTGGATCGCCGAACAGGCGGCGGTGGACGGCTGGTTCACCGCCCGCGCCCAGTGGCTCGGCTCGCTCTACGCCGAGGGGTCCACCAGCGAGTACGCGGACTCCCCGTGGCGGCGCGAGAAGGGCGGCCTGTGGGACGTCGGCCCGCACGCGCTGTCGGTGCTGATCCCGGTGCTGGGGGAGGTCACCGAGCTGACCGCCGCGCGCGGCCCCGCCGACACCACGCACCTGATCCTGCGCCACACCTCCGGCGCCTCCAGCACGGTGACCCTCGGCCTGAGCGCCCCGCCGGCCGCGGCGGGCATGGACATCGAGGTGCGGGGCGAGCACGGGACGGCCGCGATCCCGGGCTGGGACGGCGCGGAGGCGGCGTTCCGGGGAGCGGTGGACGCGCTGTCCGAAGCGGTACGTACGGGGGTGCCGCACCCCTGCGACGCCCGCTTCGGCCTCCGGCTGACGGAGCTGCTGGCGGAGGCGGAGAGCCAGGCGGCGACCGCCCGGTGA
- a CDS encoding carboxymuconolactone decarboxylase family protein: MTTTEIKPQNRTATPAPTARLNFAKAAPRVFRAVIGLDAAAREDLDPTLVELVQIRSSHLNHCAYCLHMHTTDARKAGESEERLHMVAVWREAPHFFTEREQAALALTDAVTRIGDAGVPDAIYARAADHFAEQELAQLLALILTINTWNRIALATAKRAGTDER; encoded by the coding sequence ATGACGACGACGGAGATCAAGCCGCAGAACCGCACCGCCACCCCCGCCCCCACCGCCCGGCTCAATTTCGCGAAGGCCGCCCCGAGGGTGTTCCGGGCGGTGATCGGCCTGGACGCGGCGGCCCGCGAGGACCTGGACCCCACGCTGGTGGAGCTGGTCCAGATCCGCTCCTCGCACCTGAACCACTGCGCGTACTGCCTCCACATGCACACGACGGACGCGCGGAAGGCGGGGGAGAGCGAGGAGCGGCTGCACATGGTGGCGGTCTGGCGGGAGGCGCCCCACTTCTTCACGGAACGGGAACAGGCGGCCCTGGCCCTGACGGACGCGGTCACGCGAATCGGTGACGCCGGGGTCCCGGACGCGATCTACGCCAGAGCGGCGGACCACTTCGCCGAGCAGGAACTGGCCCAGCTCCTCGCCCTGATCCTCACGATCAACACCTGGAACCGCATAGCCCTCGCCACGGCGAAGCGAGCGGGCACGGACGAACGCTGA
- a CDS encoding arsenate reductase family protein, producing MEIWINPACSKCRSAVSLLDAEGADYTVRRYLEDVPSPEEIRAVLDRLGLEPWDITRTQEAVAKELGLKEWPRDAGSRERWVTALSEHPKLIQRPIITADDGTAVVARSEEAVRDALGR from the coding sequence ATGGAGATCTGGATCAATCCGGCCTGTTCCAAGTGCCGTAGCGCGGTCAGTCTGCTGGACGCCGAAGGGGCCGACTACACCGTCCGGCGCTACCTGGAGGACGTGCCCTCGCCCGAGGAGATCCGGGCCGTTCTCGACCGGCTCGGCCTTGAGCCGTGGGACATCACGCGGACGCAGGAGGCGGTGGCCAAGGAGCTCGGGCTCAAGGAGTGGCCGCGGGACGCCGGTTCGCGGGAGCGGTGGGTCACCGCCCTGTCCGAGCACCCCAAGCTGATCCAGCGGCCCATCATCACCGCCGATGACGGTACGGCTGTTGTGGCGCGGAGTGAGGAAGCCGTGCGGGATGCTTTGGGGCGGTAA